A portion of the Prinia subflava isolate CZ2003 ecotype Zambia chromosome 35, Cam_Psub_1.2, whole genome shotgun sequence genome contains these proteins:
- the LOC134563290 gene encoding scale keratin-like yields the protein MSCYDLCPPRSSADLCPPRTSVAVPQPIAESCNELCARQCPDSSALIQPPPVVVTFPGPILTSFPQQAVVGSSGAPAFGGSLGLGGLYGTGATQASGGLCTFGRAYAAPACSPCALPRYSKKLWDTCGPC from the coding sequence ATGTCCTGCTACGACCTGTGCCCCCCCAGGAGCAGCGCTGACCTGTGCCCCCCCAGGACCAGCgtggccgtgccccagcccATCGCTGAGAGCTGCAACGAGCTGTGCGCCCGCCAGTGCCCCGACTCCTCGGCCTTGATCCAGCCGCCGCCCGTGGTGGTCACCTTCCCCGGGCCCATCCtcacctccttcccccagcaggcCGTGGTGGGCTCCTCCGGAGCACCGGCCTTTGgcggctccctggggctgggcggCCTCTACGGCACCGGCGCCACCCAGGCCTCGGGGGGCCTCTGCACCTTTGGCAGAGCCTACGCTGCTCCCGCCTGCAGCCCTTGCGCCCTGCCCCGCTACAGCAAGAAGCTCTGGGACACCTGCGGGCCCTGCTAG